In the genome of Bicyclus anynana chromosome 23, ilBicAnyn1.1, whole genome shotgun sequence, one region contains:
- the LOC112051087 gene encoding uncharacterized protein LOC112051087 — protein sequence MVRGATSVLTLALAWACVVRASVLVPTYVLPPESFVRDQRSLASKSDSETAESTRMIRRLIGGHMKIKPEKDHGNFKNSISLNTKTESGKFAGVILPELSGGTVGWNQGIWDDGMLMSSAGEGKDAGKIKEVDEDKKTLSDQVAEGKYGLLQNEIFAKTPKRPGILSYELNSETRSKDNLQSLGGLKKDEIWLAEDHLLVLKGGSFPERTKEAENRPWPPIDSYEAPRRQVKLPQKPKIPPPFPVRLSDDGPLVFLTPNGSIPAPLFPPFPAGESEGPLPPPPFLFAQGAPYPAGDNQRNTSSWGATMPDPPFPFLPGNASEGAFPYPGSINGSFPEGFPPGAAFLPPPSNQTDLYDEDDPSIYYPPPYNFSYHTNYHSNVPAGPLVPGIILPPPPDFFAPLEEKTTIDAVKSTRPPITHLRSKTTTKQPSTIGYRGKYKTRPTTTEAWTTEPPTTTTTPQVEVVTAPKHRKPQRVQVIPPRTPVRVHNLPDDITTKPKTEKPVYKTRTKLTSKPISVSVFYDYPETVYDNKNPTTTDKPYIVYKVPQKTSNEFTNDVTSTSVPLRAYYTNTQNDEVPTTKLQPVYNRKPNEDAIASFYFFDEQPKSSPAPDPFFDGRNYYKTVPSQRPYAQNQNVNSQSGFTPSVDVAYGSIDQADALFLWPQKQGPRTLTQEYFSVQKPKQQNVYVQQIKQRPDSFYQQIADIQQTIELYTTKRPKAHSHRPHSTKPKAVTSRPVYEFSYDTKHRPEKLTFRAPKLDPEPFRPMVSYSKPFNLENEFNAITPTVASGYHQQYLVENAHVTTENPTSSRYYPKTKTRDEDYEDSVYNKASTPKTNVNYIPVQTGKPVLHVNKHPSTTPNPISHGYYTKQDEKYIDDITKNSFDVFGQKLDETHDVNGLAVTPPLESVKTPINNNINLQYDYEIVDSQNPNPPSLHKDTIVNDRLPRPTINPYSESIHQGSPNAELVQPPKPPSLLHDTVVNDRYPRPEINPDSEFIPIPNPGYRTAQQYRIQSQVQRPQYTGEQYDLNRPSLAGDTAVNYRRPLPPVNPDAEWIGPVNTAGEGRPGSFVSYRLPGEGAHVYFLTPQAAQAARERYRSPGYGR from the coding sequence ATGGTGAGAGGGGCGACGTCAGTGCTCACGCTAGCGCTGGCATGGGCGTGCGTCGTTCGCGCCAGCGTCCTTGTGCCCACCTACGTGCTGCCGCCCGAGTCGTTCGTGCGCGACCAGCGATCCCTCGCCTCCAAATCAGACTCCGAAACCGCCGAGTCGACGCGAATGATTAGACGCCTCATCGGCGGACACATGAAAATCAAACCGGAAAAGGATCACGGCAATTTCAAAAACTCAATCAGTCTCAACACGAAAACCGAAAGTGGAAAGTTCGCGGGAGTGATATTGCCCGAATTGTCGGGCGGCACCGTGGGATGGAATCAAGGAATCTGGGACGACGGCATGCTCATGTCGAGCGCTGGCGAGGGGAAGGACGCCGGAAAAATAAAGGAGGTCGACGAAGACAAAAAGACGCTATCCGATCAAGTGGCCGAAGGCAAATACGGACTCCTACAAaacgaaatatttgcaaaaacacCCAAACGACCTGGGATTTTGAGCTACGAGCTGAATTCAGAGACTAGATCGAAAGATAATCTACAGAGTCTAGGCGGACTTAAGAAAGATGAAATATGGCTCGCGGAGGATCATTTGTTGGTTCTCAAAGGAGGCTCATTCCCAGAACGTACGAAGGAAGCAGAGAACAGGCCATGGCCACCGATCGATAGCTACGAGGCGCCCAGAAGGCAAGTAAAGTTACCGCAGAAACCTAAAATACCACCGCCCTTTCCAGTTCGACTCTCCGACGACGGCCCGCTCGTCTTCCTTACGCCTAACGGCAGTATCCCTGCGCCCCTTTTCCCACCCTTCCCTGCAGGAGAAAGCGAAGGCCCTCTACCTCCTCCGCCATTCCTTTTCGCACAGGGAGCGCCCTACCCCGCGGGTGATAATCAGAGAAACACTTCTTCCTGGGGAGCGACGATGCCAGATCCTCCGTTCCCATTCCTACCCGGGAATGCGAGCGAAGGAGCATTCCCCTACCCTGGATCCATAAACGGCTCTTTTCCAGAAGGCTTTCCACCGGGCGCAGCATTTCTACCACCACCCAGCAACCAGACCGACCTCTACGACGAAGACGACCCTTCGATCTATTATCCGCCGCCATACAATTTTTCCTATCACACTAACTATCACAGTAACGTGCCGGCCGGACCTCTCGTACCAGGAATTATATTACCGCCACCGCCAGATTTCTTTGCACCTCTCGAAGAAAAAACTACAATAGACGCTGTCAAAAGTACAAGGCCACCTATAACGCATTTGAGGTCAAAGACTACGACTAAACAGCCCTCAACTATCGGATACAGAGGAAAATACAAAACAAGGCCTACTACTACAGAAGCGTGGACAACGGAACCTCCTACAACTACTACGACCCCACAAGTAGAAGTAGTGACTGCACCGAAACACAGAAAGCCACAGCGCGTACAAGTAATACCACCGAGAACTCCTGTCAGGGTCCACAATCTACCAGACGACATTACGACAAAGCCAAAAACCGAAAAACCGGTTTACAAAACGAGAACGAAGCTTACATCGAAACCTATATCGGTGTCAGTGTTTTACGATTATCCTGAAACAGTTTACGATAATAAAAATCCAACAACCACGGATAAACCGTACATTGTCTACAAAGTACCACAAAAGACGAGCAATGAATTTACCAACGACGTAACATCAACATCTGTACCACTGAGGGCTTACTACACCAATACACAAAACGATGAAGTTCCAACAACGAAATTACAACCAGTTTACAATCGTAAACCAAATGAAGACGCGATCGCTTCTTTCTACTTCTTCGACGAACAACCAAAAAGTTCGCCAGCTCCGGATCCATTCTTCGATGgaagaaattattataaaactgtgcCGAGTCAGCGACCTTATGCTCAAAATCAAAATGTGAACTCGCAATCTGGATTTACGCCTTCCGTGGACGTCGCTTATGGATCAATCGACCAAGCTGACGCTCTGTTCCTGTGGCCACAAAAACAAGGTCCGCGAACGCTTACACAAGAATACTTCAGCGTGCAAAAACCCAAACAACAAAATGTGTACGTGCAGCAAATAAAACAACGCCCCGACTCATTCTATCAACAAATAGCTGACATTCAACAGACTATTGAACTGTACACCACAAAAAGGCCAAAGGCACATTCGCACCGACCTCATTCGACTAAACCGAAGGCCGTGACTTCCCGGCCGGTGTATGAATTCAGTTACGACACAAAACACCGACCAGAAAAACTGACATTCAGAGCGCCTAAATTAGACCCCGAACCATTCCGGCCAATGGTGAGTTACAGTAAACCATTCAATTTAGAAAACGAGTTCAACGCAATAACACCAACAGTCGCATCGGGATACCATCAGCAATACTTAGTGGAAAATGCACATGTAACGACAGAAAACCCGACGTCGTCCAGATATTATCCGAAAACGAAAACGAGGGACGAAGACTATGAAGACTCGGTTTATAACAAGGCCTCAACACCTAAAACGAATGTGAATTACATTCCAGTCCAAACCGGCAAACCTGTGCTTCATGTAAACAAACACCCGAGTACTACGCCTAACCCAATCAGTCACGGCTACTACACAAAACAGGATGAGAAATACATCGACGATATCACCAAGAACTCTTTCGACGTATTCGGGCAAAAGTTGGATGAAACTCACGATGTCAACGGCCTGGCCGTCACGCCTCCACTCGAATCTGTGAAGACACCGATCAACAATAACATTAACCTGCAGTACGATTACGAGATCGTCGATTCGCAAAACCCAAATCCACCGTCGCTGCACAAAGACACGATCGTCAATGATCGCCTACCTCGTCCAACTATCAACCCTTACAGTGAATCTATACACCAAGGTTCGCCCAACGCGGAACTGGTTCAACCACCGAAACCACCTTCGCTGCTACACGACACCGTAGTCAACGACAGGTACCCACGACCCGAAATCAATCCTGACAGCGAGTTCATACCGATACCGAACCCCGGTTACAGGACAGCGCAACAATATAGAATACAATCGCAAGTACAAAGGCCTCAGTATACTGGTGAGCAGTATGACCTGAACAGGCCTTCACTGGCAGGGGACACGGCTGTGAACTACAGGAGGCCTCTGCCGCCTGTCAATCCTGATGCAGAGTGGATAGGGCCGGTGAACACCGCCGGGGAGGGCAGGCCGGGATCGTTCGTCTCGTACAGACTGCCCGGGGAAGGTGCACACGTGTACTTCCTGACTCCGCAAGCAGCGCAGGCCGCCCGGGAGAGGTACCGATCGCCGGGTTACGGACGGTGA